A stretch of the Streptomyces venezuelae genome encodes the following:
- a CDS encoding cytochrome P450 has protein sequence MSEVIERWNVHPTRQWLRGIRPANPIEFDEEIGAWCAYGYDEVEQILGDHATFSAATAKYAAVQVDPKFQEGDISQMDPPEQNKYRKLIGHAFTPRVINGLEDRIQKITDELIDEVQEKGSFELVADLAYPLPVIVIAEMLGVPLSDRDLFKGVAFDIIENMAGLDFVAGGDGIEDQIHAAEARLKPMLDYMADQVAQRRKQPREDLLTYLIQAEQDGERLTDNEVVNIANVLLITGHITSTMMVGNTMACLDTEPAVFDQVRADRSLVPGAIEEALRLLPPAATLSRVTTREVEIGGVTIPAEQMILPWVSAANRDPLKFDRPNVFDPARTPNPSISFGYGVHYCLGTRLARLEGKIAINTIMDRFPKFASNPENPPTFFPSTDMVGVRSFDVLYK, from the coding sequence GTGTCTGAGGTCATCGAGCGGTGGAACGTCCACCCCACCCGCCAGTGGCTGCGGGGAATCCGACCAGCCAACCCGATCGAGTTCGACGAGGAGATCGGCGCCTGGTGCGCCTACGGCTACGACGAGGTCGAGCAGATCCTCGGCGACCACGCCACGTTCTCGGCGGCGACGGCCAAGTACGCCGCGGTGCAGGTCGACCCGAAGTTCCAGGAAGGGGACATCTCGCAGATGGACCCGCCGGAGCAGAACAAGTACCGCAAGCTGATCGGCCACGCCTTCACCCCGCGGGTCATCAACGGCCTCGAGGACCGCATCCAGAAGATCACCGATGAGCTGATCGACGAGGTGCAGGAGAAGGGCAGCTTCGAGCTGGTGGCGGACCTCGCCTACCCGCTGCCCGTGATCGTGATCGCCGAGATGCTCGGCGTCCCGCTCAGCGACCGCGACCTGTTCAAGGGCGTCGCGTTCGACATCATCGAGAACATGGCCGGCCTGGACTTCGTGGCCGGCGGCGACGGCATCGAGGACCAGATCCACGCCGCCGAGGCCCGCCTGAAGCCCATGCTCGACTACATGGCCGACCAGGTGGCCCAGCGCCGCAAGCAGCCCCGCGAGGACCTGCTGACCTACCTCATCCAGGCGGAGCAGGACGGTGAGCGCCTCACCGACAACGAGGTCGTCAACATCGCCAACGTGCTGCTGATCACCGGTCACATCACCAGCACCATGATGGTCGGCAACACCATGGCCTGCCTGGACACCGAGCCCGCCGTGTTCGACCAGGTGCGCGCCGACCGCTCGCTGGTCCCGGGCGCCATCGAGGAGGCCCTGCGCCTGCTGCCGCCGGCCGCCACCCTGTCCCGGGTGACCACCCGCGAGGTCGAGATCGGCGGGGTCACCATCCCGGCCGAGCAGATGATCCTCCCGTGGGTGAGCGCGGCCAACCGCGACCCGCTCAAGTTCGACCGCCCCAACGTGTTCGACCCGGCCCGCACCCCGAACCCGAGCATCTCGTTCGGCTACGGCGTGCACTACTGCCTGGGCACCCGACTCGCCCGCCTCGAGGGCAAGATCGCGATCAACACGATCATGGACCGCTTCCCGAAGTTCGCCAGCAACCCGGAGAACCCGCCGACCTTCTTCCCGTCCACCGACATGGTCGGCGTCCGTTCCTTCGACGTCCTCTACAAGTAA
- a CDS encoding cytochrome P450, with protein MTTTTVLADLWGLAEHRTWLRGQRPAEPVWYDEKLGLWQVWGYREVCEVLNDPARYSTDSARLFEVDEESRKYFAGDIAQMDGPDHIHMRRQVGKLLTPKHLGDLEERVRETAVELLDRLGDRDRFDLIHDFIDEVSGILFSKIIGTPVEGRKHLLRVNATMDVDAHMSTSGQEGEEYFSSMLNPLQPLRDFLSEVIEERMREPQEDLLSLMLDFRYLDGRKMPHHELVNFAIAVLGAGHVTSPILIGNTMLCLDAFPEQAAKIKADPSLIPSMFEETMRFFSPASTSYRVTEADVVLAGKQIPKDSLVCVQLGAANRDPLQFPDPETYDVTRSPNQHVGYGRGPHYCIGVQLARVEVRTVFNALMDRYPNLRLDPDLPPVFYGSPEFTGVRSLPVRTS; from the coding sequence ATGACGACGACGACGGTATTGGCCGACCTGTGGGGGTTGGCAGAGCACCGCACCTGGCTGCGCGGGCAGCGTCCGGCGGAGCCGGTCTGGTACGACGAGAAGCTCGGTCTGTGGCAGGTCTGGGGCTACCGCGAGGTCTGCGAGGTCCTGAACGACCCAGCCAGGTATTCGACCGACAGCGCCCGGCTGTTCGAGGTCGACGAGGAATCGCGGAAGTACTTCGCCGGCGACATCGCCCAGATGGACGGCCCCGACCACATCCACATGCGCCGGCAGGTCGGCAAGCTGCTGACCCCCAAGCACCTGGGCGACCTGGAGGAGCGGGTCCGCGAGACGGCGGTCGAACTGCTGGACCGGCTGGGCGACCGGGACCGCTTCGACCTGATCCACGACTTCATCGACGAGGTGTCGGGGATCCTGTTCAGCAAGATCATCGGCACCCCGGTCGAGGGCCGCAAGCACCTGCTCAGGGTGAACGCGACCATGGACGTGGACGCGCACATGAGCACCTCCGGGCAGGAGGGCGAGGAGTACTTCAGCTCCATGCTCAACCCCCTTCAGCCGCTCCGCGACTTCCTCAGCGAGGTCATCGAGGAGCGGATGCGGGAGCCGCAGGAGGACCTGCTCAGCCTGATGCTCGACTTCCGGTACCTCGACGGCCGCAAGATGCCCCACCACGAGCTGGTGAACTTCGCGATCGCCGTGCTGGGCGCCGGCCATGTCACCAGCCCGATCCTGATCGGCAACACGATGCTCTGCCTGGACGCCTTCCCCGAGCAGGCGGCGAAGATCAAGGCCGACCCGTCCCTCATCCCCTCCATGTTCGAGGAGACGATGAGGTTCTTCAGCCCCGCCTCGACCTCGTACCGGGTCACCGAGGCCGACGTGGTCCTGGCCGGGAAGCAGATCCCCAAGGACAGCCTGGTCTGTGTGCAGCTCGGCGCCGCCAACCGCGACCCGCTCCAGTTCCCCGACCCGGAAACGTACGACGTGACCAGGTCGCCGAACCAGCACGTGGGCTACGGCCGCGGCCCGCACTACTGCATCGGCGTCCAGCTGGCCCGTGTCGAGGTCCGTACGGTCTTCAACGCCCTGATGGACCGTTACCCGAACCTCCGGCTGGACCCGGACCTGCCGCCCGTCTTCTACGGTTCCCCCGAGTTCACGGGTGTGCGCAGCCTGCCCGTCCGCACCAGCTGA
- a CDS encoding MbtH family protein, with protein sequence MSSNPFDDESGQFYVLVNGEDQHSLWPAFAEVPAGWRIVFGAAARPDCLTYVEDNWTDLRPKSLQDAMAVSQ encoded by the coding sequence ATGAGTAGCAACCCGTTCGACGACGAGAGCGGCCAGTTCTACGTGCTGGTGAACGGCGAGGACCAGCACTCGCTGTGGCCCGCATTCGCCGAGGTTCCGGCCGGCTGGCGCATCGTGTTCGGCGCGGCGGCCCGGCCGGACTGCCTGACCTACGTCGAGGACAACTGGACGGACCTGCGGCCCAAGAGCCTGCAGGACGCCATGGCCGTATCCCAGTAG